The DNA region TTCAAGGGTATCAATGAAAGCCTTGGTCTCGGCGCGGAATTTCGCCTTTATGTTTATATGACAGCCGTTGACATCTTCTATCTCCATGATGAACTGCTGGTCGTACTTATCATAGCGCTGACTAAGGCAGGCGGTGGGTCTTACAAAGAAAAGCCTGTCGGTCTCAAGGTCGCCCGCTGTATCAAGGGCTATGGCTATCTCCCTGAAATCGTCCTTTATAAGGTCGTATACCACAGGAGAATTAAGGCTAACCTTTGACTGGCTCACTACCCTCGTTTCGGACGATGTGGATAATTTATCATCGCTTATTTTCGCATTGTGAAGAACGAGAGAATTCTTCATGAAAGATCTCAGCGGCACAGCAAGATCCCACGGGCATACAGCGGGGGCTCTGCGGCGTTTTTTTCCGCTTTCATAGAACACGGGTCTGAGATCGGATACGGTCAGGAAGTTTCTGCCCGATGTTCTGTTCTCATCGATAAAGTAGAATATCTCCCCAACGTAATCTCCGATATCAACATCACGGGCACCTACGGGGATAAGAGAAAGATCTCCGTCTAGTGTGGTATACTTTTTTTTGAACTCACCGAGGTCGTCTTCGGTAAGATCTTTTTCTTCAAGTTCGCGGAGAAGCTCATCGCATTTTAACAGCCTTTCGGTAAATTTATCAAGGTCAAATGCCGCACGGCGCTCGATATGGTCCGAGAGCCTGCCGCCTATCTCACGCATGATCTTTTCTGCTGCGGCGGCTTTTACGCTGTGGCACTTTACGGCGGCGGCTTCTATCCTTGCGGGCATATCCGCAGGGGTGCGCACAAGTCCCTCTGCTATTATCTCAGCGAGAAGACCTCTGCACAGTTCTGCACAGGCACGCACTTTAGCCCTGTCCTTTTCCGAGAGATAAATGGTTTCCGGTTCGGATTCTTCCGGCTCTGGTGCGGGTATCTCTGCGGGTACAGCGGGAGTTTCCTGAACAGGTTCGGGGGCAGGTGCTTCATCGGCGGGGATAACACCTTTCATCACCACAAGAGCTCCGACGATATGTCTGCACACGGCACGTGACGGGCAGGTGCAGATGCTTTTATCAAGGGGTGCTTTTATCGTGACGGTCTCGCCGCCAAAGTCTAAAACAATGCCATCATCGGTCTCGGTAAAATCGGAAGGTGCGCCTTCGGCATCTTTGCAGGCACGCTTGTATGTGCCTTTGTTAGCCAGTGCGATAAGGGTATCCTCATCGACTGAGGCTATGAGTTTTCGTATTTCTTTAGCTGCATCTGTCAAGTGCTCACCCCCCGCTGAATATCCTGCCTATGTAATCCCCAAGTTGGTCGGGGGTAAGTGCGCCCACGAATGCGCCCATATCTGCCAGCTGCTGACCGAGATTCCTGTCAAATGCTGCTTTGGCATCTTCATCAAGTGCGGTGAGATAGCTTAGCTTTGCACCGCTTGTGATGATATTCCTGCTGACGTTCATCAGCCTGTTGACAGGTCCTCCCTCGTAGAGGTCTGTGACGCATATCACAACTGTCTGTGAGGGTGAGGATATAAGCTGTTCGCAGTAGCACATCGCCTTGCCTATATCAGTACCGCCCCCGAGCTGTACGCTCATGAGGACTTCGGCAGGGTCTTCTGCCTGCCCTGTGAGATCGACTATATTGGTATCGAATATCACAAGCTTGACTTCGGCAAAGGGCAGTTTTGAGATTATCTGCGCCATTACAGCGCTGTATATCACCGATCCCACCATCGAACCGCTTTCATCAACGGCGATTATGACGGTCTTATTATTGTAACGCTTTACGCGGTTGGAGAAATATATCTCTTTCAGCATCAGCTGTCCGCTTTCGCTGTCGTAGTTTTTAAGGTTGCGGCGTATGGTCTTTTTGATATCGAGATTTCTCGCCGTATGCACAGGGCTGGAACTGTTGCGGTCTATCCTGCCGAGTATAGACTGTCTGACGCTGTTTTCCAGCTTTTCGCGGAGTTCTTCTGCCACCTTGGCGGCTATGCGCTTTGCGGTCTCCAGCACCTCACCTTTCATCAGGTGGCGCAGCTGCATTATGGTCTTCAGAAGATCCATATTCGGGGTCATCTTTTCAAGCACTTCTTTATCGGTGAGAAGTTCGGTAAGTTGGAATTCATCAAGGGCGTGCTTTTCAAGTACGTCTGCTGTCTTGTTCGGGAAAAGTTCACGGACTTTGGTTATCCACTTTGCGGCGCTGAGATTAGAATCTCCCCTGCCCCCGGATCTTCCGCCCTCGTCGCGTACATCATCACCCGAAGAACGGCTGTAGAGGTAGTCAAGGAGGTCTTCCATATCGGCAAGTGCATGAAGTTCGGAGGC from Ruminococcus albus AD2013 includes:
- a CDS encoding VWA domain-containing protein, whose amino-acid sequence is MTEEERKELSVNRWRLVLGSQSDRDLEFSGSASELHALADMEDLLDYLYSRSSGDDVRDEGGRSGGRGDSNLSAAKWITKVRELFPNKTADVLEKHALDEFQLTELLTDKEVLEKMTPNMDLLKTIMQLRHLMKGEVLETAKRIAAKVAEELREKLENSVRQSILGRIDRNSSSPVHTARNLDIKKTIRRNLKNYDSESGQLMLKEIYFSNRVKRYNNKTVIIAVDESGSMVGSVIYSAVMAQIISKLPFAEVKLVIFDTNIVDLTGQAEDPAEVLMSVQLGGGTDIGKAMCYCEQLISSPSQTVVICVTDLYEGGPVNRLMNVSRNIITSGAKLSYLTALDEDAKAAFDRNLGQQLADMGAFVGALTPDQLGDYIGRIFSGG